The window TCTTCTTTCCATGGTGATTATTGGGATGATTCGAGAATTATTTGGCTCTGGAAGTATCTTTGGACAGCAGATAATGTTTGAAGGTTACCAGCCTGTCTTAATATTAGTTCTTTCTCCAGGAGCATTTTTAGTGGTGGGTTTACTAATGGGGTTTATTAACTGGATAGAAAGAAAATTTACCCCAAAAGGAGTAAAATAAGATGGACTTAAAGGAATTAGGGACCATATTTATCAGTGCCGCTTTAATAAATAACTTTGTCTTTACTAAATACTTAGGATTATGTATTTTTTTTGGTATTTCCAAAAGAATGGATATCTCTATCTCCATGGGTATTGCGGTAACTTTTGTGATGGTCCTAAGCTCTATCTTAGGAGGACTAATCTATCATTTTGCCCTGGTGCCATTCCATATTGAATTTATGAGAATTGTGGTCTTTATTATAGTGATTGCTTGTTGTGTTCAATTCATAGAGATGATTGTCAAAAAACACTTAACTACTCATTACCATATGTGGGGAGTATATTTACTCTTGATTGCTACTAACTGTATTGTTCTTTCTATTCCTTTGATAAATGTGGAGAATAAGTTTAA is drawn from bacterium and contains these coding sequences:
- a CDS encoding electron transport complex subunit RsxA — protein: MDLKELGTIFISAALINNFVFTKYLGLCIFFGISKRMDISISMGIAVTFVMVLSSILGGLIYHFALVPFHIEFMRIVVFIIVIACCVQFIEMIVKKHLTTHYHMWGVYLLLIATNCIVLSIPLINVENKFNLIQSVVNAFGSGVGFALAIILMASIREKADLADLPESLKGFAFAFIAASCLALAFFGFSGLIKPLAGGI